A window of Caldisalinibacter kiritimatiensis contains these coding sequences:
- a CDS encoding XRE family transcriptional regulator, with protein MELLIIGEKIRRLRKEKNMSLRELGEDFVIYKSTK; from the coding sequence ATGGAGTTATTAATAATAGGTGAAAAAATAAGAAGGTTAAGAAAAGAGAAAAACATGTCATTAAGGGAACTAGGTGAAGACTTTGTTATATACAAGAGCACCAAATGA